The sequence CTCCTCGTAGCGGCCCAGGTAGCGCAGGTCGCTGGCGACGGAGCCCTGGGTGATCAGCTCGGTGAGTCCGTCGCTGCGGGGCGCGGCCTGCTGGCGCTCCAGCAGCCGCCGGTCCAGCTCGTGCGCCTCGCGGAACCTGCCGCTGGAGCGCAGGATGTAGCTCTCCTGGTAGGTCAGGTCGAGCATGCTCTTGTCCAGCGGGTCCATGGCGTTCGACCAGCGGTCGCGGATCTTCTGGGCCAGTTCCAGGCCGCTGTTGTACTCGCCGCTGCGCAGGCAGTACTGGAGGCAGTTGAGGACCGTGACCCGCACCCGGGGCTGGCCGCTGCTGAGCGCGCCAGAGGGCTCCAGGTGCGGCAGGAGTTCGGCGTAGCGCGGCCAGTTCCTGCTGTCCACGGGGTTGCCGGGGTCGGCCTCGGCGAGCAGGGTGCGCACCGCCCGGCGGTGGATGGCCCGGTTCTCCTCGCTGGTCAGCTTGGCCACGATGTCGTACACGAGCCGGTGCATGTGCACGGACTCCTGGTGCGGGCCCATCTCGGCGCCGAGCGGGCCGCGGGTCTCGCGGGTGAGCACCGAGTAGTTGACGAGGGTGTCCAGGGCGCGGGTCCAGGCCGGCAGGTCGGTGGCCATCCAGCGCAGCTCTTCGGGCAGGTCGGCCTGCGGGTAGGCGCGGATGAGGCCGAGGGGGATGCGCCCGGGCGCGAAGGACGTGCACAGCCCAAGGATGTCGATGGCCTGGGGCTGGGAACGGCGCAGCCGGTTGAGCAGTATCGACCAGGAGGTCATGGAGGACTGCGGGAAGCCCTCGCCGGTGGCGGGCTCGTCGACGGTGGAGAGCTTGCGTTCACGCACCATCCGCAGGTACTCGGGCACCTCCATGCCGGACTCGCCGAGCCAGGAGGCGGCCTGCACCAGCGGCAGCGGTACGTCACCGAACTCGGCGGCGACCTCGTCGGCCTCGGCCGCCGTGATGTGGGGGGCGCGGCGCAGCAGATAACCGGTGGACTCGGCGCGCAGGAAGGCCGGGATCTCCAGGACGTCGGTGTACTCGGTCCAGGCCCGGCTGCGGGAGGTGACGAGGACATGGCCGGCGCCCTGCGGCAGGAGCGCGTTCATGCCCTCGGATTCGTCCCAGCCGTCGAAGACGACCAGCCAGTTGGCGTACGGCTCGCCCCGGCGCAGCGCCTCCCGGACGGCGCGGATGCGCTCACCGGGCTCGCCGCCGATGGGCAGGCCGAGTTCCACGGCGAGTTCACCGAAGCGGTCGCGCTGGACGTTGCGGTCGTCGGAGTTGACCCACCACACCAGGTCGTAGTCGGTGCTGAAGCGGTGCGCGTACTCGGCGGCGAGCTGAGTCTTGCCGATGCCGGACATGCCGAGCAGGGTGCAGGCGGCGGCGCCTCGCTCGGCGTCGGACAGGCGCTCGTGGATCTCGTTGAGGAGGTCGTCGCGGCCGGTGAAGCGCGGGTTGCGGCGCGGCACCTCGCCCCAGATCTCGCAGCGCAGTTCCGGGTAGCGGGCCTCGCCGGGCAGGACGCGCGGACTGCGCCGGCGCTCCAGGCCGAGCCGGCTGAGCAGGCGCTCCTCGGCGGCCTCCGCGCCGAGCCCCCAGAGGCTGGCCGGTTCGAGGACGGCGGTGGCGGGCAGCAGCGGGCGGTTGGTGAGGTTGACGGCGGCGAACCGGTCGGCGTGGTGGGCGACGAAGCCGCGCAGCACGTCGTTCCATTCGCCGGCCGGGCGCGGGCCGAGTTCGAAGAACCAGTCGTTGAGCACGAGCAGCACCCGGCCGCTGGAGAGCAGCAGATCGCCGAGCGAGTCCTCCAGCGGGACCTCGCGCGGCGGGTCCCAGCGCTGCAGGGTGGCCCGGTGGCCGTGGCGTTCCAGGGTCTGGGCGATCCAGGCCGCCCAGGAACGGTGATAGCCGGGGAAGACCACCAGGAAGTGCTGTGCCCCGTTGGTGTCCGACCGCCGCTGCTCCGCCATCGCCGCTCCCTGCCTTCCACGCCCGACTCACCACGGGCGAGCGCCCGCACAACGTAGCGCAATACACCATGTACGACGTGTCACCCAGGACTTCGGGCCGCCACGCCGAGATCCGCGTGCCGCCGTTCCATCTCCTGGACGAACTCCCGCCCGGTAAAGGTCAGTTCATCGGATTCCCGGAGGATGGACAAGGCTTCGCCGACCTGATCCCAGGAGACCTCGAACTGGTGCCCGGCCCGGGTGCGCCAGCCGTCCGGCCCGGCGGGCCCGGCGCGGACCCGCCGCCACAGGTCGGTCAGGGCCAGATGGGCGTACGCGCCCTGGAGCACCCCGGGCACGGGACGCGGGTCGGTGCGCCAGCCCACCCGGTACCGGGCGCCGCCCGGCCGGTACAGCGGGACGAGTTCGTGCAGCGTGGCCAGCTTGGTGTGCTGGGTCTCGTGCACCAGCATCTCGGCCAGGCGGTCGGCGTCGTCGGGCAGCTGGCTGAGCATGGCGCCGGGCGCGGCCCGCAGGGTGGCGCTCATCGGCGGGCCGTGCGTCCGCCCCGAGGGAGCCAGGGGCACCACGGCCCGCAGCACCGCCCCGTTCTCCGCCACCCGGTCGGGGTCCACGGCCGCGAGCAGCGCCCGTGCGGCGAGCCAGCGCTCGGCCCACCGGCCGGGGGTGGAGTGCGGCCGCCCTACGGCGGGCAGCGCCTCGCGGCCTATCCCCTGGGCCGGCACCCGGTAGGGGTCGAGGTCGTCGAGGAGTACGGCGCTGCCGGGCAGCGCGCGAAGCCCCGACCAGCCGGTGCCGCCGCCGACCGGCCGGCCGCCGGGTCCGCCGCGGGCGAGCAGCACCTCGGTCCGGCCGGCGAAGTCGCCGATGCGCACCAGGCCCGGGTCTCCGCCGAACAGGACCCGGCCGGACGGGCAGTGCAGCACGCCGAGGCCGGGCAGCACGAGCACGCCCGAGGGCACCGCCCGCTCCCCCGACACGGCGCAGCCCGCGCGCACGGCGGCGGCAAGGGCGACCCCGCTCAGCTGGGCCAGCTGCCCTTCCAGCGCGGGGCCTTCGTCGGCGGCGAGCGCGGCGGTGAGCCAGGCTCCGGTCATCGGGTAGTCGAGGAGGGCGCGCACCGCCGCCGGGTCGGCGTGCTCGGCCCTCTCCAGCAGTGCCCAGTCGGCCTCGAAGCGGCCGCGGGCGGCCGGCGTGAGCGAGGCGCCCGCCCGCTCGACCCGGACCAGGAGGGCCTTCAGGAGCAGCATGCGACGCGCGTGGAGTGCGGCACGCAGTGCCGCGGAACCCGCGGGCGCGGGCCGGGTGGTGGCGAGTTGCCTGATGGTCTCGGCGGGGACGGTCGCCGGGATCATCCCCAGTCGTCCTCATCGGTGGCCGGCGCGCCGAGTCCGGCCGGAAACGTACGGTCCCCGGGCCAGGCCCGCCTGGCCGGCGGCCGGTCGGGCGGGTCCTCGGTCGTGTACCAGACCTCGCCCTGCTCCCGCGTCCGGCACAGGACGCCCGCCACCGCCGCCATCAGGTCCGGATCGTCCATGGCGCGCAAAGTCCGCAGGTCGACGTCGGTGAGATCGGGCGGGAACGCGGTCGGCCCGCCGCTCTCCCCGGGACCGGCCGCTCCTTTCCTCTGCTCCGCCACCTCGGCTCCTCCCTGCCCAACGCCCGCCCCGCACGGCCATATCGGCTGCCCAGTTCTTCCCGAGGTGCAGGAAGGAGAAACCCCGAATCGATCAACTCCGGTCAGTCACCGACCAGTTCGCCAGCTCCTCGGTCCACGGCCACCAGGGCGGAGCCGTCTGTCGCCACTGCTCCTCCGGCATCCGGCGGCCGGTGGCGGCCGCGAGGTCCGCGGACTCCTCCTCGGCCCGCCGGGTCAGCTCGACATCCGCCCAGTCGACCTCGTGCAGCGTGGCGAGCAGCCGCTGCCACTGCTCGCGGGCCGCCCGGAAGGCGCCGCGGGCCGCGCCGGGCCGGCCCATCAGCGCCAGCACCGTGCCGGTGGCGTGCCGGGCCCGTGCGGCGGTGACCGAGCCGGGGTCGCCGCCGTGCGCGGCCCGCGCCTCCCGCTCCGCGCTCTCGTAGGCCTGCAGCGCCTCCATCAGCGCCGGTGCGCCCGCGTGGTACCAGCCCTCCAGCCGCGCCCGCCCCAACTGCAGCCACGCCTCGGCCCGTACCGCCGCGTCGGCCGCCACGCGCACCGCCTGGCCGAGCAGGTGCCGGCTCTCGAACAGGTCGGGCAGGAAGCCGAGATGGCGGAACCGCTGGGCGAGCGCGCTGCCGACCAGCGCCTGGAGCCGGCCGCGCTGCGCCGAGCGGGCCGGCAGCACCTTCAGTGCCTCGCGCAGCACGTACTCGGCCCGGTCCACGACCTGCGCGCCGCTTTGTGCCGAGGCCCGGTGCAGCAGCGACTCGCCCCAGCCGGTCAGCAGCCGGCAGCGCAGTGCGCTGTCCGCGGGAGAGAGCAGCACGGCGCGTTCGTAGACCGCGTCGGCCTCGCCGCTGTGCCCGGTCTCGTCGTGGAAGGCGGCCAGCGCGGCCAGGCAGGGCAGGAGCAGGCGGGGCTCGTCCCCGGCGGCCCGCTCGGCCCGCTCGAGCGCCCGGCGGGTCTCGGCGTCCTCGGCCCCGGCGGCCCGCAGCGCCCGCGCCAGATCGAGCAACGCGGGGGCCCGCACCACATCGGATGCCTGACCGAACTCCAACAGAGCACAGCCTTCCCTGAGTTCGGGCACGGCGGCACCGGCCCGGCGCAACTCCAGCAGGATCCGGCCGCGCAGCAGGAGACGGGTCCGGTGCACGACCACGGCCCAGGGCACGGCCTCGGCATCCACGACGGCCGGCTGCCCTGCGGCGAGGGCCGGCTGCCCTGCGGCGCGGGTGCCCTCGTCCTCCCGGCCGGCCCGAACGCCCCGCTCCGCCGGACCGGCCGGGCCGGCCGTGGCGCTCTGGTCCACCGGACCGGCCGGCCCGGCCGCAGCGTCTTGGTCCACCAGTCCTCTCGGGCCGGCCGTAGCACCCCGGTCCGGCACATCCCTCGGCTCGGCCGCGGCTCCCGCGTCGGCCGGGCCGGAAGCCGCGGCCGGGTCCCCCGCGTCCCCCGCGTCTCCGCCCCCGCGCTGCCGTGCCCATACGCGTGCGCGTTCGGCCGGGGCCGGCCACGGCGGCGTGTCCGGGTCAAGGATCTCCAGCGCGGCCCGCAGGCAGTCGCCGTCCGCGGTGAGCTGCCACAACTCCCAGAGGCAGGAGGCCTGTTCGAGAGCCGCCTCGGCGCGCTCCCGGCTGTCGGCGCGGGCCTGCCCACGGGCGGAGCCGAGTTCGGTCACGGCCTGACGCAGCAGCTCCTCGCGCCGGCCCGCCGCGCGGACCGCCGCCGTACCGGCCTGTGCGCGCAGCACCCGGCCGAGCAGCAGCCGGGCCCGTACGGCGGTGAGCGGCGCGTCGTCCGAGCCGCTCACCGCCGTACGGGCGAGGTCCCGGGCCTGTCGCAGCACCTCCGGGTCGCCCCGGCGCCGCCACTGCTCGAACAGCCGGCCGCCCTCGGTGAGCGGGTCGACCGCCGGGCTCTCGGGCTGGTAGAAGCGCAGCACCCGGGCCGGGATCCGGGCGAACAGCTCGGCCTCGACGCTGCCGCCGTCCCGCGCCCCGGTGTCCTCGGCCAGCCCTCCCGCGCCGCCGGCCGGGTCGTGGTCGGTGAGCCGGGCGGCGGCGAGCGCGGCGAAGTTCCGCGTGCCCCGGCCGAAGTGCCGTTCCACGTACGCCGAGCAGTGCTTGAGGACGAGTCCGGCGGTGTCCTGGTCGAGGGAGGCGAGCAGCAGGTCCTGCACCCGGCCCGGGTAGACGAAGCAGGGCTGGTCCTCGGTGCCGGGCAGTTGCCGCAGCAGTCCGCCGAGCAGCACCTCGGCCAGCTCCATGGGCCCGGTGTCGGGCAGCATGGCCCGCTGCACCAGCTGCATCACGGGCAGCGTGAGCGGGGCCGCCGCGAGGTAGACGGCGAGGCGCACGGCGCCGGGCGAGGCGCCGGCGCGGAAGGTGCG comes from Streptomyces sp. FXJ1.172 and encodes:
- the fxsT gene encoding FxSxx-COOH system tetratricopeptide repeat protein, encoding MAEQRRSDTNGAQHFLVVFPGYHRSWAAWIAQTLERHGHRATLQRWDPPREVPLEDSLGDLLLSSGRVLLVLNDWFFELGPRPAGEWNDVLRGFVAHHADRFAAVNLTNRPLLPATAVLEPASLWGLGAEAAEERLLSRLGLERRRSPRVLPGEARYPELRCEIWGEVPRRNPRFTGRDDLLNEIHERLSDAERGAAACTLLGMSGIGKTQLAAEYAHRFSTDYDLVWWVNSDDRNVQRDRFGELAVELGLPIGGEPGERIRAVREALRRGEPYANWLVVFDGWDESEGMNALLPQGAGHVLVTSRSRAWTEYTDVLEIPAFLRAESTGYLLRRAPHITAAEADEVAAEFGDVPLPLVQAASWLGESGMEVPEYLRMVRERKLSTVDEPATGEGFPQSSMTSWSILLNRLRRSQPQAIDILGLCTSFAPGRIPLGLIRAYPQADLPEELRWMATDLPAWTRALDTLVNYSVLTRETRGPLGAEMGPHQESVHMHRLVYDIVAKLTSEENRAIHRRAVRTLLAEADPGNPVDSRNWPRYAELLPHLEPSGALSSGQPRVRVTVLNCLQYCLRSGEYNSGLELAQKIRDRWSNAMDPLDKSMLDLTYQESYILRSSGRFREAHELDRRLLERQQAAPRSDGLTELITQGSVASDLRYLGRYEEAHALQFQVWEGNERLLGPDEVGTLIARHNLGVSLRLLGRYAEAYELDLETLTRRENVLRARHISTLHSASAVTHDLRLLGRFRDALARQEPVVRLHVQVLGPQHPQTVAARVQMALCRRREGGHGQDVGVMMADLLDQLVQLHGREHYRTLAFLTDYGNYLREHGDLSHARDLIGEAEAGYRALLGPAHPVATGMLSNTALVMQVAGERSDALAMSEAALAGLTSTLTADHPWVLGCALNTAAARNFTGRLTEAAELSRDTLRRTRRVLGHEHPLTLSSQVALAADLRGVNEREEAGKLEEDALLALTRTLGAQHPHTISARQRVRPYWDFEAYLG
- a CDS encoding aKG-HExxH-type peptide beta-hydroxylase → MIPATVPAETIRQLATTRPAPAGSAALRAALHARRMLLLKALLVRVERAGASLTPAARGRFEADWALLERAEHADPAAVRALLDYPMTGAWLTAALAADEGPALEGQLAQLSGVALAAAVRAGCAVSGERAVPSGVLVLPGLGVLHCPSGRVLFGGDPGLVRIGDFAGRTEVLLARGGPGGRPVGGGTGWSGLRALPGSAVLLDDLDPYRVPAQGIGREALPAVGRPHSTPGRWAERWLAARALLAAVDPDRVAENGAVLRAVVPLAPSGRTHGPPMSATLRAAPGAMLSQLPDDADRLAEMLVHETQHTKLATLHELVPLYRPGGARYRVGWRTDPRPVPGVLQGAYAHLALTDLWRRVRAGPAGPDGWRTRAGHQFEVSWDQVGEALSILRESDELTFTGREFVQEMERRHADLGVAARSPG
- a CDS encoding SAV_2336 N-terminal domain-related protein, whose protein sequence is MPGMGLDELIGKLRQGGLDLTPEDVADALWLAGRLGAGPARDAPGPSADTPVHPPEAVPPVPLPAAPPAPFPDPETGPHPQRPEPSTAPVPLHTRTASPGTASPAAEGAPAAFPVRAPAAGALPGLLGLEKALRALGRYRTGSPRGLDERIDEEATADRAATSGILLPVTRPGRRRRCDVQLLMDTGPAMAVWGQMVEELRQACQQSGAFASVRVHQLYAGHDGDAGLPLVGTTAGPGRRTRLRPADELHDPTGRCVTFVISDCVGPLWQTGSAQRLLHTWPRTAPLAVVQPLPPRLWGRTALPAEPGVLVRGAEVGGRLVFVPDDEPWEEPAPDARPVPVLQPTPHAFEAFARLLAGTGPTSERAWAAVTGAGTAPPAPPSASAAAAGPPRDDELLRTFRAGASPGAVRLAVYLAAAPLTLPVMQLVQRAMLPDTGPMELAEVLLGGLLRQLPGTEDQPCFVYPGRVQDLLLASLDQDTAGLVLKHCSAYVERHFGRGTRNFAALAAARLTDHDPAGGAGGLAEDTGARDGGSVEAELFARIPARVLRFYQPESPAVDPLTEGGRLFEQWRRRGDPEVLRQARDLARTAVSGSDDAPLTAVRARLLLGRVLRAQAGTAAVRAAGRREELLRQAVTELGSARGQARADSRERAEAALEQASCLWELWQLTADGDCLRAALEILDPDTPPWPAPAERARVWARQRGGGDAGDAGDPAAASGPADAGAAAEPRDVPDRGATAGPRGLVDQDAAAGPAGPVDQSATAGPAGPAERGVRAGREDEGTRAAGQPALAAGQPAVVDAEAVPWAVVVHRTRLLLRGRILLELRRAGAAVPELREGCALLEFGQASDVVRAPALLDLARALRAAGAEDAETRRALERAERAAGDEPRLLLPCLAALAAFHDETGHSGEADAVYERAVLLSPADSALRCRLLTGWGESLLHRASAQSGAQVVDRAEYVLREALKVLPARSAQRGRLQALVGSALAQRFRHLGFLPDLFESRHLLGQAVRVAADAAVRAEAWLQLGRARLEGWYHAGAPALMEALQAYESAEREARAAHGGDPGSVTAARARHATGTVLALMGRPGAARGAFRAAREQWQRLLATLHEVDWADVELTRRAEEESADLAAATGRRMPEEQWRQTAPPWWPWTEELANWSVTDRS